The Eurosta solidaginis isolate ZX-2024a chromosome 4, ASM4086904v1, whole genome shotgun sequence genome includes a window with the following:
- the LOC137251516 gene encoding protein transport protein Sec24C-like — MPNPISVIIENQNSARGAFITNEQGLLPPLVTTKYVVEDQGNSSPRYVRSSLYCIPATADLLKTTALSITLTVSPMPRTVEGEYEPPIVNFDAGHRFQSLMCKITTVVSTEYFQHLGHTGQRVDKYECPELVMGTYDFLCKKCLGTDSFQGKPQLISNINASQSMVDAIRTTLGPRSMDKHIVDSSGKATISNDGASSMKLLHIVHPAVKL, encoded by the exons atgccaaatccgataagcgttatcattgaaaatcaaaatagcgctcgtggtgcttttattactaatgaacagggtttattaccaccattggtgaccacaaaatatgtggtagaagatcaaggtaactcctcgccacgttacgttag gtcgtctttgtattgcatacctgcaacagctgatttattaaaaacaacagctttgtccattacacttaccgtctcaccaatgccacgcacggttgagggtgaatatgagccacccattgtaaattttg atgctggtcatCGTTTCCAAAGTCTTATGTGTAAAATAACAACAgttg tgtcaactgaatatttccaacatttgggccacaccggacagcgtgtcgataaatatgaatgcCCTGAACTTGTAATGGGTACATATgactttttgtgtaaaaaatgtttgggtaccgatagctttcaaggtaaacctcaactcatatccaacatcaatgcctcgcaatcaatgGTGGACGctatacgcactacattgggtccacgcagtatggacaagcatattgttgattccagtggtaaggccacaatttcaaatgatggtgcaagCAGTATGAAACTATtgcatattgtgcatccagccgtaaaactctag